The following are encoded together in the Gordonia insulae genome:
- a CDS encoding creatininase family protein: MTIVRWEELMPREFVARQAEQPLVYLPMGLCEPHGHPAAFGLDTFKAVWLCEQAARRHGGVVAPTQGYHIHETGYHRPWLAEVIGGPNPYLAAVPPDVLLRMLLFQMRAFANAGFRGIVIVTGHHGNQADLRLVAEEFTITRPIQILAVSDPELVSGVFAGDHAGNYELSQLLHVRPDLVDLGRVPDESSSPLGRFAQGDDAVEASGEHGRAIMEAALDELGRRITDLGPLDTTIDPLSIDDTELIWRRILARRAEWRTLSEQDPDENPSPQHIRGPAALGRVASSTVRGERHDHHGHLPLQ; the protein is encoded by the coding sequence ATGACCATCGTCCGGTGGGAGGAACTGATGCCGCGTGAGTTCGTCGCGCGTCAAGCAGAGCAGCCACTCGTGTATTTGCCGATGGGGTTATGTGAACCGCATGGCCACCCGGCGGCCTTCGGACTCGACACCTTCAAGGCCGTATGGCTGTGCGAGCAGGCGGCCAGGCGGCACGGTGGCGTCGTTGCGCCCACGCAGGGCTATCACATCCACGAGACCGGCTATCACCGCCCATGGCTCGCCGAGGTCATCGGCGGACCCAACCCCTATCTGGCCGCCGTACCGCCGGATGTCCTGCTGCGGATGCTGCTCTTCCAGATGCGGGCGTTCGCGAACGCCGGTTTCCGCGGAATCGTCATCGTGACCGGGCACCACGGAAACCAGGCCGATCTACGCCTCGTGGCAGAGGAGTTCACCATCACCCGCCCGATTCAGATCCTGGCCGTCAGCGACCCAGAGCTCGTCAGCGGAGTGTTCGCCGGCGATCATGCCGGCAACTACGAACTGTCACAGCTCCTTCACGTGCGCCCCGATCTGGTCGATCTCGGACGGGTGCCGGACGAGAGCTCCAGTCCGTTGGGCCGATTCGCTCAGGGCGATGACGCCGTCGAGGCCTCGGGTGAACATGGGCGCGCCATCATGGAGGCCGCCCTGGACGAACTCGGCCGGAGGATCACCGACCTCGGCCCGCTCGACACCACGATCGATCCGCTGAGCATCGACGACACCGAACTCATCTGGCGACGCATACTCGCCCGGCGTGCCGAATGGCGGACGCTGTCCGAGCAGGATCCCGACGAGAATCCCTCGCCTCAGCACATCCGCGGGCCGGCGGCACTCGGCCGTGTTGCGTCGTCGACCGTTCGAGGGGAACGGCATGATCACCACGGTCATCTACCCCTTCAGTGA
- a CDS encoding TetR/AcrR family transcriptional regulator: MPKLIDHDARRAEIAEALWRVVLRDGVSAVSIRDVAAEAGISAGSLRHVFADKEEMLAFSMRLIYLRVGERVVEHAAIRDPLRRAEAMLSEVLPFDDVRRVEMHVNLALVTDAVAHPGLAEAGLEAHDGLRALCRRVLTDLSDHGLVDGRHDLEAEAMRLHALVDGLAVHLLLGHNDAPARVRRLVRDHLGSLR; encoded by the coding sequence GTGCCCAAACTGATCGACCACGACGCCCGACGAGCCGAGATCGCGGAGGCGCTCTGGCGGGTGGTGCTCCGCGACGGGGTGTCGGCGGTGTCGATCCGGGACGTCGCCGCCGAGGCGGGGATCTCCGCCGGGTCGTTGCGACATGTGTTCGCCGACAAGGAGGAGATGCTCGCGTTCTCGATGCGGCTGATCTACCTGCGGGTCGGCGAACGCGTCGTCGAGCATGCGGCGATCCGCGACCCGCTGCGGCGCGCGGAGGCGATGCTGTCGGAGGTCCTGCCCTTCGACGATGTGCGCCGGGTCGAGATGCACGTGAATCTGGCGCTGGTCACCGATGCGGTCGCACATCCGGGGCTGGCCGAGGCCGGACTCGAGGCGCACGACGGTCTGCGGGCACTGTGTCGGCGGGTGCTCACCGATCTGAGCGACCACGGGCTCGTCGACGGGCGGCACGATCTGGAGGCGGAGGCGATGAGACTGCACGCTCTTGTCGACGGGCTGGCGGTGCATCTGCTGCTCGGGCACAACGACGCGCCCGCCCGGGTGCGGCGGCTGGTCCGGGATCACCTGGGGTCGTTGCGATGA
- a CDS encoding aldo/keto reductase: MHYADLEIAGKRVSRLGFGAMGLSHWFGTPDESAGTTAIHRALDSGVTLIDTARAYGPSESLVGRALRGWTGEMPIVATKVESLGPRRRWGMPVDVETVFPRGQVRASAELSLKELGLDRLDLLQLHLWWPTWGLTGHWMDELTELKDEGLVDSIGVSLPDHRSDVALGLVTSGLIDSVQTIVNIFDPLALDALVPLAHSHGVAVMARCVLDEGGLTGAITADTAFPAGHYLDGYFDATLPRDVYLDKVEALREFVPEYAPSLAALALKFVTQAGGITTALTSMHQPEHAVANIAAVEGPDLPDDVFDTIRTRHRFIKNFNNATHWD; this comes from the coding sequence ATGCACTACGCAGACCTCGAGATCGCCGGAAAACGCGTCAGCCGATTGGGTTTCGGTGCGATGGGACTATCGCACTGGTTCGGCACGCCGGATGAGTCCGCCGGCACCACCGCGATACATCGAGCGCTGGACTCCGGCGTCACCCTGATCGACACGGCGAGAGCCTACGGACCATCGGAATCGTTGGTGGGCAGAGCGTTACGCGGCTGGACGGGTGAGATGCCGATCGTGGCGACGAAGGTCGAATCGCTGGGGCCACGCCGGCGATGGGGTATGCCGGTCGACGTCGAGACGGTCTTCCCCCGGGGGCAGGTTCGGGCCAGCGCCGAACTGTCACTCAAAGAACTCGGTCTCGACAGACTCGACCTGCTCCAACTGCACCTGTGGTGGCCGACGTGGGGTCTGACAGGCCATTGGATGGACGAGTTGACCGAACTCAAGGACGAAGGCCTGGTCGACAGCATCGGAGTGTCCCTGCCCGATCACCGATCCGACGTTGCGCTCGGCCTGGTCACCAGCGGTCTGATCGATTCGGTCCAGACCATTGTCAACATCTTCGACCCGTTGGCGCTCGACGCACTCGTCCCGTTGGCGCACAGTCACGGCGTCGCGGTCATGGCCCGCTGCGTGCTCGACGAAGGCGGCTTGACCGGGGCGATCACGGCCGATACCGCGTTTCCGGCCGGCCACTACCTCGACGGCTACTTCGATGCGACGCTGCCGCGGGACGTGTACCTCGACAAGGTCGAAGCGCTGCGCGAATTCGTCCCCGAGTACGCGCCGAGCCTGGCCGCCCTCGCCCTGAAGTTCGTCACCCAGGCCGGCGGCATCACCACTGCTCTCACGAGCATGCACCAACCCGAACACGCCGTCGCGAACATCGCCGCAGTCGAGGGTCCGGACCTACCCGACGACGTCTTCGACACGATCCGCACCCGCCACCGGTTCATCAAGAACTTCAACAACGCCACCCATTGGGACTGA
- a CDS encoding LLM class flavin-dependent oxidoreductase, giving the protein MRIGMTMPVMEPGLDADLLRTWATEIDDGPFSSLCWGERIAFDNPDALTLLGALSAWTRRVRLVTTVVVPQLHDPVMLAKALATGDMLCGGRLTVGLGIGGRHEDYHAVGADTATQNIRGMADRVDIMRRVWAGEKITESVLPVGPGPVQAGGPELHVGTTGPKTIRSAAAWASGVAGVTLDLDLAKQNELFDVARAAWADAAKPAPHLATSFWFALGNRDGTGDDPREQVHRHLRHYMNWIPADFVDAIAPTTGWAGTEKELAATLRRFADLGTDEVQLIPTSSDPEQLRRAAQVAAEFG; this is encoded by the coding sequence ATGCGCATCGGAATGACCATGCCGGTGATGGAACCCGGTCTCGACGCCGACCTGCTGCGGACCTGGGCCACCGAGATCGACGACGGCCCCTTCTCCTCCCTCTGCTGGGGTGAGCGCATCGCGTTCGACAATCCCGACGCCCTCACCCTGCTCGGCGCGTTGTCGGCGTGGACGCGCCGCGTCCGGCTGGTGACCACCGTCGTCGTCCCGCAGTTGCACGACCCGGTGATGCTCGCCAAGGCCCTGGCGACCGGCGACATGCTCTGTGGCGGGCGGCTGACCGTCGGCCTCGGCATCGGCGGTCGTCACGAGGATTACCACGCCGTGGGCGCCGACACCGCGACCCAGAACATCCGCGGCATGGCCGATCGGGTCGACATCATGCGCCGCGTCTGGGCCGGGGAGAAGATCACCGAGTCGGTGCTGCCCGTCGGACCCGGCCCGGTGCAGGCGGGCGGACCCGAGCTCCACGTCGGGACGACCGGCCCCAAGACGATCCGCAGCGCCGCGGCCTGGGCGAGCGGCGTCGCCGGGGTGACCCTCGACCTCGACCTGGCCAAGCAGAACGAACTGTTCGACGTCGCCCGCGCCGCGTGGGCAGACGCCGCCAAACCGGCTCCCCACCTGGCCACGTCGTTCTGGTTCGCACTCGGCAATCGCGACGGGACCGGCGACGACCCACGCGAACAGGTGCACCGCCATCTCCGTCACTACATGAACTGGATCCCCGCCGACTTCGTCGACGCCATCGCGCCGACCACCGGATGGGCCGGCACCGAGAAGGAGCTCGCTGCCACACTTCGGCGTTTCGCCGACCTCGGGACCGACGAGGTCCAGCTCATCCCCACCAGCTCCGATCCCGAACAACTGCGTCGGGCCGCCCAGGTGGCCGCCGAGTTCGGCTGA
- a CDS encoding cytochrome P450 has product MTISIEKPFVENGYDPIYDPFTDEFQNDPFSVYARLRREAPVYYNEKWDFYALSRYDDVRTALRDHETYLSFEGVDIDDPEQEQSRYPGMLPNIDNPRHDQLRAAVQRSFMPRSIRALTEEVREVCDRLIDGFAYQSEVDISADYAWPIPFEVFYNFLGMPEGEIRDKFVEWTHGIKDRHPGTPELTEVARESSQQLREYLAFLLRERRNEPRDDVLTAIVQAEIDGQPLAPEEIDFAAEATGLAFALYLGGVETTAGTMSTLFEQLALAPDQQQALHDDPSLIPRAVEESLRFRTIFQVTARTTSRPVEVNGVHIPQGKRVFLILGSANLDETVFENAEKFDILRTPKPHLAFGEGLHGCLGNPLARLETTVALEQLVARKEIFELNGVPRRYVTTPNGYVLDRVPVSFNGFRTSTASSELAGRGATPEIDHESVIEATVINRVDAADDVVFITFAAQDGSPLPPWAPGAHIDVQLGPDLVRQYSLCGDPADRRSYTIGVLNAPASRGGSRYVHSSIHLGDTVVIRGPRNHFPLVDAQRYLFIAGGIGITPIAAMVRAAEARGKAWTLVYGGRTLESMALRKEFEAFGIDRVTLWPQDTHGIIDLPQVLGSPDTGTAVYTCGPEPLLTAVEEICNASWPSGACHVERFTPKVIDHSADSEFEIELASSGRVITVPADQSVLTSLADAGVHILSSCGEGTCGTCETPVVAGEIDHRDSILTAEEQARNDCMMVCVSRAKCPRLVLDV; this is encoded by the coding sequence ATGACGATCTCCATCGAGAAGCCTTTCGTCGAGAACGGATACGACCCGATCTACGACCCGTTCACCGACGAGTTCCAGAACGATCCGTTCTCGGTCTATGCCCGGCTACGCCGCGAAGCCCCGGTGTACTACAACGAGAAATGGGACTTCTACGCGCTGAGCCGCTATGACGATGTGCGCACCGCGCTGCGCGACCACGAGACCTACTTGAGCTTCGAGGGCGTCGACATCGACGATCCCGAACAAGAGCAGAGCCGCTATCCCGGCATGTTGCCCAACATCGACAACCCGCGTCACGACCAGCTCCGCGCCGCGGTTCAGCGGTCGTTCATGCCACGCAGCATCCGTGCGCTGACCGAAGAGGTCCGCGAGGTCTGCGACCGACTGATCGATGGGTTCGCCTACCAGAGCGAGGTCGACATCTCGGCCGACTACGCGTGGCCGATCCCGTTCGAGGTGTTCTACAACTTCCTCGGCATGCCCGAGGGCGAGATTCGCGACAAGTTCGTGGAGTGGACCCACGGCATCAAGGACCGGCATCCTGGAACCCCGGAACTGACCGAGGTCGCTCGTGAGTCCTCGCAGCAACTGCGCGAGTATCTGGCCTTCCTGCTGCGTGAACGCCGCAACGAGCCGCGAGACGACGTCCTCACCGCAATCGTGCAGGCCGAGATCGACGGCCAGCCGCTGGCACCGGAGGAGATCGACTTCGCCGCAGAGGCAACCGGCCTGGCGTTCGCGCTGTACCTCGGCGGGGTCGAGACGACGGCGGGAACAATGTCGACGCTGTTCGAGCAGTTGGCGCTCGCGCCCGACCAGCAGCAAGCGCTGCACGACGATCCGTCGCTGATCCCGCGCGCGGTCGAGGAGTCGCTCCGCTTCCGCACGATCTTCCAGGTCACCGCCCGAACGACCAGCCGGCCCGTCGAGGTCAACGGCGTCCACATCCCGCAAGGCAAGCGCGTATTCCTGATCCTCGGCTCGGCCAATCTCGACGAGACCGTCTTCGAGAACGCCGAAAAGTTCGACATCCTGCGTACGCCCAAGCCGCACCTGGCCTTCGGCGAGGGACTGCACGGGTGTCTCGGCAATCCTCTTGCCCGTCTGGAGACGACAGTCGCTCTCGAGCAGTTGGTCGCGCGCAAGGAGATCTTCGAACTCAACGGTGTGCCCCGACGCTACGTCACCACGCCCAACGGCTACGTGCTCGACCGGGTGCCGGTTTCCTTCAACGGCTTTCGGACCTCGACCGCGTCAAGCGAATTGGCCGGGCGTGGCGCGACACCCGAGATCGATCACGAGAGCGTCATCGAGGCGACCGTGATCAACAGGGTCGACGCAGCCGATGACGTCGTCTTCATCACCTTCGCCGCGCAGGACGGGTCACCCCTGCCGCCCTGGGCACCCGGCGCGCACATCGACGTCCAGCTCGGTCCGGACCTCGTCCGCCAGTACTCGCTGTGCGGCGATCCTGCCGACCGACGGAGCTACACCATCGGCGTGTTGAACGCGCCGGCCAGCCGAGGCGGGTCGCGCTACGTCCACTCCTCGATTCACCTCGGCGACACCGTCGTCATCCGCGGACCGCGGAATCATTTCCCGCTGGTCGACGCGCAGCGGTACCTGTTCATCGCGGGCGGCATCGGGATCACGCCGATTGCCGCGATGGTGCGTGCGGCCGAGGCCAGGGGCAAAGCATGGACCCTCGTCTACGGCGGCCGCACCCTCGAATCGATGGCCCTGCGCAAGGAGTTCGAGGCGTTCGGCATCGACCGGGTGACCCTCTGGCCGCAGGACACACACGGCATCATCGATCTGCCCCAGGTTCTGGGATCGCCCGACACCGGCACCGCGGTCTACACGTGCGGACCCGAACCGCTGCTGACCGCCGTCGAAGAGATCTGCAACGCGTCGTGGCCTTCCGGAGCCTGCCATGTGGAGCGGTTCACTCCCAAAGTGATTGACCACAGCGCGGACTCGGAGTTCGAGATCGAACTCGCCTCATCGGGACGGGTCATCACCGTGCCCGCCGATCAAAGCGTGCTCACCTCACTCGCCGACGCCGGTGTCCACATCCTCTCGTCCTGCGGCGAAGGGACCTGCGGAACCTGTGAGACACCTGTCGTCGCGGGCGAGATCGACCACCGCGACTCCATCCTGACCGCGGAGGAACAAGCGCGAAACGACTGCATGATGGTCTGCGTTTCGCGGGCGAAGTGTCCACGCCTCGTACTCGACGTGTGA
- a CDS encoding DNA adenine methylase codes for MSRDPEPPTMDVAAPEDPRFLSDQLLTYIGNKRALLPLIDRAAAQVQAQLGHKMSVLDAFSGSGVVSRLLKSRAHTVIANDLESYARVMSECHLTNRADVDLGTVASLMDRINATVDDGFSVGGFIEDLYAPADDLAIRPGERVFYTRDNARRLDAYATLIQQTELRYRPFLLAPLLSAASIHANTSGIFKGFHKDRLTGLGRFGGSGDDALVRILGAIRLSPPVLSRHDAVKRVLQIDANALPDVVGPVDLAYLDPPYNQHPYGSNYFMLNLLVDHRRPTEISPVSGIPVDWKRSGYNVRRESATLFADLAVALDARFLIVSFNDEGFIPPAQMLEILSAVGTVTEFRSRYNTFRGSRNLRGRGVHVTEHLFLVDKR; via the coding sequence GTGAGCCGCGATCCCGAGCCACCCACGATGGACGTTGCCGCGCCCGAGGATCCGCGTTTCCTGTCCGATCAGCTGCTCACCTACATCGGCAACAAGCGGGCCCTGCTCCCCCTCATCGATCGGGCCGCCGCGCAGGTCCAGGCGCAGCTCGGCCACAAGATGAGCGTGCTCGACGCCTTCTCGGGCAGTGGCGTCGTCTCCAGGCTGCTGAAATCACGCGCCCACACGGTCATCGCCAATGATCTCGAGTCGTATGCGCGGGTGATGAGCGAGTGCCATCTCACCAACCGGGCCGACGTCGACCTCGGTACCGTCGCGTCGCTGATGGACCGGATCAATGCCACCGTCGACGACGGGTTCTCGGTCGGCGGGTTCATCGAGGATCTCTACGCACCGGCCGACGACCTCGCGATCCGCCCGGGCGAACGCGTCTTCTACACCCGTGACAACGCCCGCCGACTCGACGCGTACGCGACCCTCATCCAGCAGACCGAACTCCGATATCGGCCATTTCTGTTGGCGCCGTTGCTCTCCGCCGCGTCGATCCATGCGAACACGTCCGGCATCTTCAAGGGATTCCACAAGGATCGCCTCACCGGCCTCGGCCGCTTCGGCGGTTCCGGCGACGACGCGCTGGTGCGCATCCTGGGTGCGATCCGGCTGTCGCCGCCCGTGCTGAGTCGCCACGACGCCGTCAAACGTGTGCTGCAGATCGACGCCAACGCCCTGCCCGACGTCGTCGGCCCGGTCGACCTCGCCTACCTCGATCCGCCGTACAACCAGCATCCCTACGGCTCCAACTACTTCATGCTCAACCTCCTGGTGGATCACCGTCGACCAACGGAGATCAGCCCGGTGTCCGGCATCCCGGTCGACTGGAAACGGTCGGGCTACAACGTCCGTCGGGAATCGGCGACGCTGTTCGCGGATCTGGCCGTCGCCCTCGACGCCCGGTTCCTCATCGTCTCGTTCAACGACGAGGGGTTCATCCCTCCCGCGCAGATGCTCGAGATCCTTTCCGCTGTCGGCACCGTGACCGAGTTCCGGTCGCGCTACAACACCTTCCGCGGCAGCCGGAATCTGCGAGGCCGAGGTGTTCACGTCACCGAACACCTGTTCCTCGTCGACAAACGCTGA
- a CDS encoding SDR family NAD(P)-dependent oxidoreductase, with the protein MITTVIYPFSDSVVLVTGAGTGIGRSVARAFLEQGARVAVTGRSATSLHEAVSGFPAEQALVHPTDLAQDGAPAGAVAAAAARFGKLDAVVASAGTSEPSRIGDLSSWERLRRINLDAMVALADASVPHLRRTRGSFLAISSIAGLRGDWGMFGYNATKAAVNALMQSLALDLGADGVRVNALAPGFTRSRLTEERLSDDDFYDRLMDRTALRRVADPEDIARAALFLCSPDASYITGAIIPVDGGVSASSGTPRG; encoded by the coding sequence ATGATCACCACGGTCATCTACCCCTTCAGTGATTCAGTTGTCCTCGTCACCGGTGCTGGCACGGGCATCGGCCGCTCGGTGGCGCGGGCCTTCCTCGAACAAGGCGCTCGGGTCGCCGTGACCGGTCGATCGGCCACGTCGCTGCACGAGGCCGTGAGCGGGTTTCCGGCGGAGCAGGCGCTGGTGCATCCCACCGACCTCGCGCAGGACGGCGCCCCCGCGGGCGCGGTGGCCGCAGCGGCGGCCCGGTTCGGCAAGCTCGACGCCGTGGTTGCCAGTGCGGGCACCAGCGAACCCAGTCGCATCGGCGACCTCTCATCCTGGGAGCGGTTGCGGCGCATCAATCTGGACGCGATGGTCGCACTCGCCGACGCCAGTGTGCCGCACCTGCGTCGCACGCGCGGCAGCTTTCTCGCGATCTCCTCGATCGCCGGACTGCGCGGGGACTGGGGGATGTTCGGCTACAACGCCACGAAAGCAGCCGTCAACGCGCTGATGCAGAGCCTCGCATTGGATCTGGGCGCCGACGGCGTCCGGGTCAACGCGCTGGCCCCGGGCTTCACACGATCACGCCTGACCGAAGAGCGGTTGTCCGACGATGATTTTTACGACCGGCTGATGGATCGCACAGCCCTGCGCCGCGTCGCAGACCCTGAAGACATCGCGCGGGCGGCACTGTTTCTGTGCAGTCCCGACGCGAGCTACATCACCGGCGCGATCATCCCCGTCGACGGGGGAGTCTCGGCTTCGTCCGGAACTCCCCGCGGGTGA
- a CDS encoding LacI family DNA-binding transcriptional regulator: MPEHTNGSTKAPTMADVAARAGVSRALVSTVFRNVPGASPTTRERVLKAAADLGYRVDNRARTLRSNRTGLVGVVFRVQDAFHSDFVEALYPVADKSRFNLVLSATTRARSEVDAAEALFDDRCEALILVAPQMPDTQLIDLAQRSPTIVVGRKIRSTAVDVVRTPDEEVVRLAVDHLVSQGHRRIAHLDGRSIRGSVDRRRSYLKAMRGLGLEEHATVIAGGNTEIEGMRAAETILAAPVRPTAILAFNDTLAVGLMFGLRQSGVAVPEEISVIGYDDIHMSALPFINLTTVGQDATATARGVLDQVAGRLDDKSPAGSERLVPPYLKVRTTTARPTS, from the coding sequence ATGCCCGAGCACACGAACGGGTCGACCAAGGCGCCGACGATGGCAGACGTCGCCGCACGTGCCGGAGTCTCGCGTGCACTCGTGTCGACGGTGTTCCGAAACGTGCCGGGTGCCAGTCCGACGACCCGCGAACGCGTGCTCAAGGCCGCCGCCGACCTCGGCTACCGCGTGGACAACCGTGCCCGTACGTTGCGGAGCAATCGGACTGGTTTGGTGGGAGTCGTCTTTCGCGTCCAGGATGCTTTTCACTCCGACTTCGTCGAGGCGCTGTACCCGGTGGCCGACAAGAGTCGCTTCAACCTCGTCCTGAGCGCCACGACACGCGCCCGATCCGAAGTGGACGCGGCCGAGGCGTTGTTCGACGACAGGTGCGAGGCGCTGATCCTGGTGGCACCGCAGATGCCGGACACCCAGTTGATCGATCTGGCCCAGCGCAGCCCGACGATCGTCGTCGGCCGCAAGATCCGCTCCACCGCAGTCGATGTCGTTCGCACCCCCGACGAGGAAGTGGTGCGCCTCGCCGTCGACCACCTCGTGTCGCAGGGGCACCGCCGAATCGCACACCTTGACGGAAGGTCCATCCGCGGCTCGGTCGACCGGCGGCGCAGCTACCTCAAGGCCATGCGCGGACTCGGCCTCGAGGAGCACGCCACCGTCATCGCCGGCGGCAACACGGAGATCGAAGGCATGCGGGCTGCCGAGACCATCCTCGCCGCGCCAGTGCGCCCGACAGCGATCCTGGCGTTCAACGACACCCTCGCCGTTGGCCTCATGTTCGGCCTCCGGCAAAGCGGAGTCGCTGTCCCCGAAGAGATCTCGGTGATCGGCTACGACGACATCCACATGTCGGCGCTGCCGTTCATCAATCTGACCACCGTTGGCCAGGACGCCACCGCGACGGCGCGCGGGGTGCTCGACCAGGTGGCCGGACGCCTCGACGACAAGTCTCCGGCAGGCAGCGAAAGGCTCGTCCCGCCCTACCTCAAAGTCCGCACCACCACGGCGAGACCGACGAGCTGA
- a CDS encoding DUF418 domain-containing protein, whose protein sequence is MTDLPTAPRRFAALDVARGVAILGTLATNIWIFTNVDGLVGYLNGTHEATGAWSLVQDVLQQLAQGKFLGLLTIMFGIGLAIQQRSAERRGEPWPGGYPWRAALLFVDGTVNYFLFTEFDVLMGYAVTGLIVAFILSTTIRRQHVALIIAAVIHLLLLTLIVTALATAPPTDRAQPLSPNPYADGSFLDLVVFRAEHIALFRAEVVMILPMSVALFLVGAALLRAGVLEPTTRVPSAGRLRRRLMVFGLGVAFPIDLVVGITGGDAGLIIGRYLLAPIVALGILAAIAAFYADGRSPGVLGRALSPIGRTALSCYVFQNALAGAICYGWGLGLAARLDPTTVVPATIGLFLGITVVLMVLSRLWLRRFERGPLEWLWHSSYARLHRTGRSRTTEPADRTPTGASS, encoded by the coding sequence GTGACGGACCTGCCCACCGCACCCCGACGCTTCGCCGCCCTCGACGTCGCGCGTGGCGTCGCCATTCTCGGGACGCTGGCCACCAACATCTGGATCTTCACCAACGTCGACGGCCTGGTCGGCTACCTCAACGGCACCCACGAGGCGACCGGGGCGTGGTCCCTGGTCCAGGACGTCCTGCAGCAGCTCGCCCAGGGTAAGTTCCTCGGCCTGCTCACGATCATGTTCGGCATCGGTCTCGCCATCCAGCAACGTTCCGCGGAACGTCGTGGCGAACCGTGGCCCGGCGGTTATCCCTGGCGCGCAGCACTGCTCTTCGTCGACGGCACCGTCAACTACTTCCTCTTCACCGAGTTCGACGTCCTGATGGGTTACGCCGTCACCGGCCTGATCGTGGCGTTCATCCTGTCGACGACCATCCGGCGACAACATGTCGCGCTGATCATCGCCGCAGTCATCCATCTGCTGCTGCTGACCCTGATCGTCACCGCGCTCGCGACCGCCCCACCGACCGACCGAGCACAACCGCTGTCCCCCAATCCGTACGCCGACGGCTCGTTCCTCGATCTCGTCGTGTTCCGTGCCGAGCACATCGCGCTGTTCCGCGCCGAGGTCGTCATGATCCTGCCGATGTCGGTGGCGCTGTTCCTCGTCGGCGCCGCGCTCCTGCGGGCAGGCGTCCTCGAACCGACGACACGCGTACCGTCGGCCGGCCGGCTGCGGAGGCGGCTGATGGTTTTCGGACTCGGCGTCGCGTTTCCGATCGACCTCGTCGTCGGCATCACCGGCGGCGACGCCGGCCTGATCATCGGCCGCTACCTGCTCGCGCCGATCGTCGCACTCGGGATCCTCGCGGCGATCGCGGCGTTCTACGCCGACGGCCGGTCGCCTGGAGTCCTCGGCCGCGCCCTCTCCCCGATCGGCCGGACGGCGTTGAGCTGCTATGTCTTCCAGAACGCACTGGCCGGTGCGATCTGTTACGGGTGGGGACTCGGCCTGGCCGCACGCCTCGACCCGACCACCGTGGTGCCCGCGACGATCGGACTGTTCCTCGGCATCACCGTCGTGCTGATGGTGCTCTCGCGGCTGTGGCTCCGACGATTCGAGCGTGGTCCCCTCGAATGGCTCTGGCACAGCAGCTATGCGCGACTGCACCGGACCGGGCGGTCGCGGACGACGGAACCGGCCGACCGCACCCCGACAGGTGCCTCCTCGTGA